In Theileria annulata chromosome 3, complete sequence, *** SEQUENCING IN PROGRESS ***, the sequence TTACACATTAGAGCTGAAATGATCTGTGCCTTCTCATTGAATATTTGTCCCACAATATTTATCATCTCATCATTGAATTTGTAGTTCCAGTTGTAATAGGGTTCAAACAGGACTCCCATATGAATCACATTCTCTTCATGAGTTTGACGTCTAAAGGAATTCAAAAGCCTCAAATTGTATCTCCCTGTTCTCCTACCCATACCTTCATCATCATATTCACTTCTAAGATCCTCCAACTCATCATAATCATTTCTAATATCTTCCAAATCATTTTGATCAACTAAATCAACATTAGGATCTATAGTATCTACAGGATCTGCAGTATCGACATTAGTGTGGGTATTCGCATTATCTTCAGTACTATGACTAGTGGGATCACCTGTATTATTACCAGTATCTAGATTAGAATTTGTATTATCTCCTGTGAGATTTGGATCTAATGATTGTGATAATCTTTGAGATAGTCTTGCACTTGCAGGGTTATGGTATAGGTTTAGATTATTTGGCATAACCAAGTTCCCTTGAatagtaaataaatgtattaaaGGTTTCTGAGTATATCCAAGTGAGTTATCCCTATTAGAGAAATCATCTAATGAATACAAGTGTGAACCTATAGTCTCGAAATTCTGTGGATTTCCATTGAATATTAAGACGTGACATGGATCCACACCTAATAACCAACTTACATATCTTAATATATGTTTACATGGCATTCTTAAATCTACTACCAATTCAATACTCTTTATATTCTCTACATCATCCACATTATCCGTAGTAACAGTAGCAGTGGgagtatccttagtactagtagtacCTACAGTACCCGGTACAACTGtactatccttagtaccagTGGTAGTAACAGTACCAGTACCAGTATTACCATTAGTAACAACTCCATTCGTACTATCAGTGTGTATAATGGAATTTGAACAATTTTTCCAAGTGGAAAGTAATTGTAATGGatcatataatttaaatgtaaCTTGAATATTGTTAAGTTTCCATTGTATAAAGCTTGGATAATCATAGATACTAAAATTGTATAGTTGGTgtagttttaatttattttcttgtTCTAATGACCATTTTTGTTGTAGATTTCGATACTGTTTTAATGATTCATCTGGTTCTAAACCCATACtctttaaatatatttctgaacttgatattataaaatggtTTGTATTTTCTGATTTAAATGATGGTTTTGTTGTTTCAAAATCCTCTTTCTGATTTGTCTTTTTTTCTACTTGTTCAATTTCTTGACGCATTTCATCTGTTGGTCTAAAATTACATACCAGCACATCTCCATTTGTTAATTGATCTTCCAATTTCTTACCTAATGCCAAATTcgaaaaattattatcaatcTCAATAAACCAACATAAATGTAATGATTCATTTCTCattaacatatttattCTTCTATCTTCATCACCatctaatatataattttttaccccaaatttataatatttaaagtaGATAATTAGAGTACATatttagaatatataattaattagtatatttgATTTGTGTGTGTAATGAAATTACCTATTGTATCATTAGTATTAAGATTTAATTCTACATCTGTTATGGTATTTGTATCAGAATTGAAACCATTTGTGTCAGTATCAGATTTGGGTATTGTTTCAGCTGGAATACTCTCAAATGATGtatttactaaattatCTTCAGATACCCTGCCAGACCTAATATTCTCCAATAACTTATTAAGATCCTTTAATCTATATGGTGTTACCAAGTTATTTGACATGAAGTTAATAAGCTGTTCTACCACTAGTGGAACAAGCTGTGATACATTTCTCTGTGGATTTATATATACCATTTTAAGACATTTGAGATTATTTTCATGGTCCTTGGTAAAAATGTCATagtatttgataattagAAAGGTTTTCTCAGCTGCTACTGACTTTAGAAGACCTGCAGATCCTAAAAGAGATGCTGAACGTTGCATCAAACTGGTAGAACTAATGTTAATTGATGGAACGAAAAGACCATTAGTATTCTTTGGAATTGTATCTTGAGAATCAACTGTAGGAGCTGAAGTAGTCTTGAGCAAATATAGTGTCGGGTCAAACTGCTGGTAATATTCTCTCCGTAATAGCTGTACCAGGTCAGAAATGGTCTCGACAGGGATTTTGTGCTTATTTTTCAAGTCACTTATACTCAGGAATTTGTTAAACTGCTTATTTAACCCTAGgacataataatttacataagAATCTTCTTCGATGTCCAAATCGTCGGTGATTTGGGAGATCAGTTCTGATATTGAGTTGGATTTATCGTGTTTTAATACAAGCTTGTTAGGCCATGTATTGAAGTGTTGGTTCAGGAGTGTGTTTCCTTCAAACTCTTCTGGTGTGAAAACTTTAACCTTAACAAAGCTATTTAATCGTTCTCTTGTTTTCGAACGCAAACTATGTAATAATCTTTGTATTCTATAACGCTTGAGCATTTGGTAGTTCTCTTTTAACATGTCTACCTCTCCTAGAATCTCATCCTTCTTACTCTTAAGAACATAAATTAAGATGTAGGCGTTGTATACTTTACTTCTTCTGTAACGGTTCATATGATTACTGTATATGCTCGGGTTATTTGGGTTTGTtgtcaaataattataacaCTCCTGATCTTCACCTCcaaaattatcatttataGCTGCGTATTCTGATACTCGGGTCACAATCTCATCATCAAATCGAAACCAACTATCTTCATTCTTTGCAAAAGCATAATAATGTCCACTATTTATTGATCCATGATGTACTGATACTGCTTGTAATACATAATCTCCATCTActacaaatattattaataatactactaataataataataacgGTAATAagggtagttaagtagttaaggagtttGGTATATAAGGCTAACTAAGGGTACTAAGggtactaatactaatatttatactagttataataatttgggtACCAATTTTGTTAGTATcattttgtatatattgtGATAATGAAATTTCTTTATAAAACTCGAAACGGTTATTCAATTTTACGGTGTCCATTTTACTCAAATCAAACGTAAATCTCTTGAGAAGAAATATAACGACTGGAGGGAACTTGAGGAAGCGGATACCTTTGTTGGCTCTTTGTTTTCCATGTCCTTTAGCTTCGTACATGTTCTCACCTGCGAGGAGTTCCGGAGCTGTGAGCTTGTCAAGTGACTCGTAGATGTTGTCACAGCCTTGGACGTCAAGTTGGATATCCTCAAAGGTTTCTCTACGACATGACTTGTATTCAATGTCAATACACTCAATGTATGTCTCCATTTCACCCTCGAAGATGTTCTTGACACTACCCTCCACTGGGGTACCCTTCATCTGCTCTTCCATCTTGTCTAGCAGAAGTTTTAGAAGCTCGTGACTGTCCTGCTGAGTGAACATGTCTGAGCTGTCCCAACCAAATGATTTCATCAACTCCTTACAAGCAGGGGGGGTCTCAGAGTAGTTTAACAGGTAAAACAAATTCTGTAAAGCCAAACTCAATGATGGAGCCTTCCTCTTCTCAACCTCCTCctctaataataaattacaataatCCTTTTCCTCCAACTCATCCAATACCTCATCCCAATCCATATCCAATCCAATACTATATGGATCATCTGATGGTCTACTTGTTGGTAAATTACTCTCGGGATATGGATTATCCAACTCCATTTTCTCCTCATCTTTgttttgtaaattatttgtatatttttggataattttaaaagatttttGTCCGATTAAATTGTTGAGATCAAAGTTGAGGCTGTAGACTGATTTCCTAAACTTCGTGATACTATATAAACTCTGTAACAGTGCGTTCATGTAGCAGGTGGCTCCATGGTTCTGAAGGCCTACGAAACCTGTTGCTAACCTGCAATTATAGTTGGGATCACGTGCTGAACGGTCGATTTCAGGGCCTGTGGGATAAACTCCAGCCCTCAGAATCAGGTCTCCGTTCCTGTTCAGGAATCCATTCTCGAGGATCTGTGAATGGGAAATAATGCCTTGCCAGCCTCGGTCAGTTTCAGTTCTCGAGAAGTTGAAGCTATCTCGCTTAAAAATTGAGGCGTGTGGTTCCGATACGTTAATTACAATTATCGTGAAGCGGGTCCCGTAGCAAATCCAGTTCTCAGGCCAATCTGGCCTCTTCTTCGCCTCAATGTATGCGCTTATCTTCAGTTGGCTCAGACTTGATGCATCCTCAGTGTGTGGACACACTGGGAACAGCATGATTCTGAACACAAAGTTCGGGAGCTCCTTCCATTCCGAGTATATTGCGGGGCTAAAAACCTCCTTTATCTTCTCGACGGAGTCTCCTCTCTGAAGTGACAGCGACAAGCGTCCTATCACTTTGTCTCTGAAGTTACTCACCACCAACTCTGTCTCATTCAGCATCGGAGGGGGAATCATAGACTCA encodes:
- a CDS encoding ubiquitin carboxyl-terminal hydrolase, putative (note;~Tap-24g11.q1c.C.cand.35 - score = 97.69), whose protein sequence is MSQSSDSSESMIPPPMLNETELVVSNFRDKVIGRLSLSLQRGDSVEKIKEVFSPAIYSEWKELPNFVFRIMLFPVCPHTEDASSLSQLKISAYIEAKKRPDWPENWICYGTRFTIIVINVSEPHASIFKRDSFNFSRTETDRGWQGIISHSQILENGFLNRNGDLILRAGVYPTGPEIDRSARDPNYNCRLATGFVGLQNHGATCYMNALLQSLYSITKFRKSVYSLNFDLNNLIGQKSFKIIQKYTNNLQNKDEEKMELDNPYPESNLPTSRPSDDPYSIGLDMDWDEVLDELEEKDYCNLLLEEEVEKRKAPSLSLALQNLFYLLNYSETPPACKELMKSFGWDSSDMFTQQDSHELLKLLLDKMEEQMKGTPVEGSVKNIFEGEMETYIECIDIEYKSCRRETFEDIQLDVQGCDNIYESLDKLTAPELLAGENMYEAKGHGKQRANKGIRFLKFPPVVIFLLKRFTFDLSKMDTVKLNNRFEFYKEISLSQYIQNDTNKIVDGDYVLQAVSVHHGSINSGHYYAFAKNEDSWFRFDDEIVTRVSEYAAINDNFGGEDQECYNYLTTNPNNPSIYSNHMNRYRRSKVYNAYILIYVLKSKKDEILGEVDMLKENYQMLKRYRIQRLLHSLRSKTRERLNSFVKVKVFTPEEFEGNTLLNQHFNTWPNKLVLKHDKSNSISELISQITDDLDIEEDSYVNYYVLGLNKQFNKFLSISDLKNKHKIPVETISDLVQLLRREYYQQFDPTLYLLKTTSAPTVDSQDTIPKNTNGLFVPSINISSTSLMQRSASLLGSAGLLKSVAAEKTFLIIKYYDIFTKDHENNLKCLKMVYINPQRNVSQLVPLVVEQLINFMSNNLVTPYRLKDLNKLLENIRSGRVSEDNLVNTSFESIPAETIPKSDTDTNGFNSDTNTITDVELNLNTNDTIDGDEDRRINMLMRNESLHLCWFIEIDNNFSNLALGKKLEDQLTNGDVLVCNFRPTDEMRQEIEQVEKKTNQKEDFETTKPSFKSENTNHFIISSSEIYLKSMGLEPDESLKQYRNLQQKWSLEQENKLKLHQLYNFSIYDYPSFIQWKLNNIQVTFKLYDPLQLLSTWKNCSNSIIHTDSTNGVVTNGNTGTGTVTTTGTKDSTVVPGTVGTTSTKDTPTATVTTDNVDDVENIKSIELVVDLRMPCKHILRYVSWLLGVDPCHVLIFNGNPQNFETIGSHLYSLDDFSNRDNSLGYTQKPLIHLFTIQGNLVMPNNLNLYHNPASARLSQRLSQSLDPNLTGDNTNSNLDTGNNTGDPTSHSTEDNANTHTNVDTADPVDTIDPNVDLVDQNDLEDIRNDYDELEDLRSEYDDEGMGRRTGRYNLRLLNSFRRQTHEENVIHMGVLFEPYYNWNYKFNDEMINIVGQIFNEKAQIISALMCKVPTNFTVGQLCNFVSNNYESLNSSNKRVKQTRTDSTDPALLLVDVITSLYTIVDLDTKVLELPQYSNTSIRNLFSAPLRFVPNWTPEQHELIHQKKLCPLTVFHQTSDHEYFGHPFQVLVPPTWNFLQIKTHIKNTLDVPKKLWDRWTFYQVTDSHARTWKSNDDLLDWDNSNIKLLAEHPKPYEKSKNFGIMKIT